A portion of the Thunnus albacares chromosome 23, fThuAlb1.1, whole genome shotgun sequence genome contains these proteins:
- the wnt7ba gene encoding protein Wnt-7b yields the protein MLIIPSRSALLSVYYPQIFLILTSGSYLALSSVVALGANIICNKIPGLAPRQRALCQSRPDAIIVIGEGAQLGINECQYQFRYGRWNCSALGERTVFGQELRVGSREAAFTYAITAAGVAHAVTTACSQGNLSQCGCDREKQGYHDQEEGWKWGGCSADVKYGVEFSRRFVDAREIRKNARRLMNLHNNEAGRKILEERMKLECKCHGVSGSCTTKTCWITLPKFREIGYLLKERYSDAVQVEPVRASRLRQPSFLRLKEARGYQKPTDTDLVYLERSPNYCEEDTATGSTGTRGRLCNGTSTHTDGCNVMCCGRGFDTHHYTRVWQCNCKFHWCCFVKCNTCSEKSEVFTCK from the exons ATGCTCATCATCCCGTCTCGCAGTGCGCTGCTCTCCGTCTATTACCCACAGatcttcctcatcctcaccaGCGGTAGCTACCT TGCGCTGTCCTCCGTGGTAGCTCTGGGCGCTAACATCATCTGCAACAAGATACCAGGACTGGCCCCCCGTCAGAGAGCCCTCTGTCAGAGCCGCCCCGATGCCATCATTGTCATTGGTGAAGGCGCCCAGCTGGGCATCAATGAGTGTCAGTACCAGTTCCGCTACGGCCGGTGGAACTGCTCAGCCCTGGGAGAGAGGACAGTCTTTGGACAAGAGCTGAGAGTAG GCAGCAGGGAGGCAGCCTTCACTTATGCCATCACTGCAGCTGGAGTTGCCCACGCAGTGACCACAGCTTGTAGCCAAGGCAACTTGAGCCAGTGTGGCTGTGACCGAGAGAAGCAGGGCTACCACGACCAAGAGGAGGGCTGGAAGTGGGGAGGCTGTTCTGCGGATGTAAAGTACGGCGTGGAGTTCTCGCGGCGCTTTGTGGACGCCCGTGAGATCAGGAAAAACGCGCGCCGGCTGATGAACCTGCACAACAATGAGGCAGGGCGAAAG ATCCTAGAAGAGAGGATGAAGCTGGAGTGTAAGTGTCACGGTGTGTCTGGTTCCTGCACCACAAAGACCTGCTGGATCACGCTGCCAAAATTCAGAGAGATTGGTTACCTGCTAAAGGAGCGTTACAGTGATGCAGTTCAAGTAGAGCCAGTCCGGGCCTCACGGCTCCGCCAGCCCTCCTTCCTACGTCTCAAAGAGGCTCGGGGCTACCAGAAGCCCACTGACACAGACCTGGTGTACCTGGAGCGCTCGCCCAACTACTGTGAAGAGGACACAGCCACAGGCAGCACAGGGACACGGGGCAGACTGTGCAACGGTACCTCTACCCACACAGACGGCTGTAATGTGATGTGCTGTGGCCGGGGTTTCGACACGCACCACTACACACGGGTCTGGCAGTGCAACTGCAAGTTCCACTGGTGCTGTTTTGTCAAGTGCAACACATGCAGTGAGAAATCAGAAGTTTTCACTTGCAAGTAG
- the atxn10 gene encoding ataxin-10, whose amino-acid sequence MAATTNNNVDISTSIAGILNEKYRPEHLQVLKTCTAALREKEYRDVVEEQAFSSLLQVLSRLCNELQAASIDDQDLQSVALQLQLTAECFRAQRNSCVQSTRNQCLLRELGFIDVSVKLLTFFQTINLEGRDGIFEPLRCGIQFLGNLAVGNQMCKDDIWQLSFPDLLLQLLSVDDEKVVNYTSMVLHTCLDDAKVEELSEPQNIQLALKVMELCRTQPDLDWTVIIATQHFLKSSALVENMYSGMSPNERVTLLELLFAQLREGGSEDCGIPSSVARFVASTFQKGCGAVLTLSTGSDSSIEEAMTVISLLEVLCEMTSDNSQLMFLQNHPDLLVATVELLEQVHAIGKASKNIFSAAQNFSSFSGDGDSPSDSPVISFKAHLIRLIGNLCYRNTNNQNKVRELEGIPLILDNCNIDSNNPFISQWSIFAIRNLLEHNTQNQELVANLERRGPADYSALRELGFLVEERDGSLLLKTVRKDS is encoded by the exons ATGGCAGCTACAACCAACAACAACGTGGACATTTCTACGTCTATTGCTGgtattttgaatgaaaaataccGTCCTGAACACCTACAGGTTTTAAAAACATGCACGGCAGCGTTAAGGGAAAAGGAATACAG AGATGTCGTCGAAGAGCAGGCTTTCTCCAGTCTTCTGCAAGTCTTGTCCCGGCTGTGTAATGAGCTGCAAGCTGCTAGCATAGATGATCAGGACCTGCAGTCTGTCGCCTTGCAGCTGCAGCTGACTGCCGAGTGCTTCAGGGCTCAGAGGAACTCCTGTGTGCAAAGCACACGCAACCAGTGCCTGCTCAG gGAGCTTGGTTTTATTGATGTTTCTGTTAAACTCCTGACCTTCTTTCAAACCATAAATTTGGAGGGCAGAGATGGCATATTTGAAC CTCTTCGTTGTGGGATCCAGTTCCTCGGTAACTTGGCAGTGGGAAACCAAATGTGTAAAGATGACATTTGGCAGCTGAGCTTCCCGGATCTGCTCCT GCAGCTGCTCAGTGTCGATGATGAGAAGGTGGTGAACTACACCTCTATGGTACTCCACACGTGTCTGGATGATGCCAAGGTGGAAGAACTGTCTGAGCCGCAGAACATCCAGCTGGCACTGAAGGTGATGGAGCTCTGTAGGACCCAACCAGACCTGGACTGGac GGTTATTATTGCAACTCAGCATTTCCTCAAGTCTTCAGCTCTGGTGGAAAACATGTACTCTGGGATGTCTCCCAATGAAAG agttACTCTGCTAGAGCTGCTCTTTGCCCAACTGAGAGAGGGAGGCTCGGAGGATTGCGGCATCCCTTCCAGCGTGGCTCGTTTCGTGGCCTCTACCTTCCAGAAAGGTTGTGGAGCTGTGCTGACACTTAGCACTGGCTCTGATTCCAGTATTGAG GAGGCAATGACAGTGATTAGTCTGCTGGAGGTGCTATGTGAGATGACCTCAGATAACAGCCAGCTCATGTTCCTACAGAACCATCCAGACCTTCTAGTGGCTACTGTTg AGCTCCTGGAGCAGGTGCATGCCATAGGGAAGGCCAGTAAGAATATTTTCAGTGCTGCTCAGAACTTCTCCTCTTTCAGTGGAGATGGAGACTCTCCCTCTGATTCCCCGGTCATCAGCTTCAAGGCTCACCTCATCAGGCTGATAGGAAACCTCTGTTACAGGAATACCAACAACCAGAACAAG GTGAGAGAACTGGAAGGCATCCCCCTGATCTTGGACAACTGCAACATAGACAGCAACAACCCAT TCATCAGCCAGTGGTCCATCTTTGCCATCAGGAACCTCCTAGAACACAACACTCAGAATCAGGAGCTGGTTGCCAACCTGGAACGCCGTGGCCCCGCTGACTACTCCGCACTCAGGGAGTTGGGCTTCCTGGTGGAGGAGCGAGATGGGAGCTTGCTACTCAAAACTGTGAGGAAAGATTCATGA